In Luteipulveratus mongoliensis, the DNA window TCATCGACAAGTGGGACCAGGTGGACGCGAGCACCAACCCGGGCGCCTACGTACGACGCATGCTCGCCAACACCTACATCTCGCAGCGGCGCAGGTTCGCCAGTCATGAGGTCGTCTCCGACGACGCGGTGTCCGGAGGACTTCGAGCGGTGCCCGACCCACAGGAGCGGCTGGTCGATCGCGATCTGCTGCGCTCCATGGTGACCACGCTGCCTCGCCAGCAGCGGGTGATCGTGGCGCTGCGCTACTACGAGGACCAGTCGGTCAAGGAAGTCGCGCAGATCATGGAGATCTCCGAGGCCGCCGTGCGCAGCAGCTGCCACAAGGCCCTGACCTCTCTGCGCGAACGCGCTCGATCGCAGCCAGGCGTCACCCAGCCGCAGGTCCGGGGCGCCTGACAGCTGGGGTCACCACTCGGCGTGCGACGGCCGGGGTCATGGACAGGTCGCCTCACACGTGGGCACCGCATCCGGGTCATACGATCCGCTGCCGGTCTCCGAGTCCGGACCAGGCATGCGAGCGAAGGCCTTGTCGGCAGATTCGACCTGGCTCGCGGGCGGCTGGATGATCGAGAACGGCACTCCCCACCGGGTGTAGCTGATCGTCATGGAGTCAGGCATGTCCTTGTCCTCTGCTGACTCATCGCCAACCGCCTTGAGGACGTCTGCGACAGAGCCGAAGTCGACCGTGACCTTGACCAGTCGGTCCTGCTGGTCGAGCCAGAAGCGGTAGCCAACGTGCTTGCCCGCCGTCTTCTTGCGTACGGTCGCCAGCTCGCGCTTCATCTCGGGGTCGTTAGCGCCTCCCAGCAACTTCACCGCCGAGAGCTGCTGCTCCAGCACGAGCGAGAACGGCACCTTGGCGGCGTACCGCGTCGTGCGGACTCCGCCGACCAGCTCCGGGCCTTCCGACGTCGACTGGGTGTGGCGCATCAGCTCCAGCTGCGCGCCCGGACCTTGGCCGGCTGCTCCCTGCAGGGAGGCGAAGCCGATCTGGGCGAACGGGTTCTTGGACGAGGCGTCGATGCGGATCCACTTCTTGCTGATCTCCGGGCTCTTCATGAAGATGACGCCGTCGATGACTCGCATCTCGTCGCCGCGCCCCATGTCCATCCGCAGGTCGTTGCGCGTGGGGCTGACGATGAGCTGATCCAGCCGCATGTCCTCGTCGCCGGCCGGGGCGTCCATGACGACCCGGACGTACTTCGCCTTGGCCATGGCCGCGTTCACTCGAGTGAAGAGCGCGGTCGAGTCGACCTTCTGGCCGGCGGTGGGCGGTGCCGGCGGCGTCGCCCGGACAGCGGTGGCCGTCGCGGTTGGCGACGCCTTCGTCGTACGGCTCGGCCCCGCACCCGGTGCAGACACGTCACCGCAGGCGGCGAGCGCTGTGACGACGGTGAGTGCGAGCGCTGGAGCGGCCACTCGGCGTACGACAGATCGACTCATTGGTGGACCCCCACTTCACGGGACGACCGGGTGAGGCCGGTCGTCTGCCAGCACGCGACGCGAACCCCTTCGGCGCGTGGTGAGCACACGGTAGGGCGCGCGACGCGCAGTCCGCCGATGCCGGCGAATTCCTGTGACTTCGACGGCGACTCGTCAGGAATTGCCCTCGCCGGCTGGTGTCGGTGGCTGCACCTAGCGTTCGGCGTATGACGACAGATCTCGCCTCGCGCTTCCATGCCCTCCACCAGGACGTCCTCGTCCTGCCCAACTGCTGGGACGCGGCCACCGCGCGCGTGATCGAGGCTGCTGGGGCTCCCGCGCTCGCCACGACCAGCGCGGCGGTGGCCTGGGCGCTCGGACAGCCGGACGGCAACCGCCTGGACCGCGACCTCATGCTGCAAAACCTGCGACGGATCACCGCGGCCGTCTCCGTGCCGGTGACGAGCGACATCGAGGGCGGCTTCGGCGAGGGCGACGCGGCGCTCGCGGAGACCACGCGACTGGTGATCGACGCGGGTGCCGTCGGGGTCAACCTCGAGGACACGTACGACGGTGGCTTCCGGTCCTTGGAAGACGCCGCCCATCGCGTCGGCGTCGTGCGCAAGGCGGCCGAGCAGGCCGGCGTCGACCTCTTCATCAACGCCCGCACCGACTCCTACCTCGCGGGCACCAACGATGTCGACGACACCCTCGCCCGAGCGGCCGCGTATCTCGACGCCGGTGCCAGCGGCATCTTCGTCCCGGGCACCGGTGACCTGGAGCTGATCAGCCGGCTGACGTCAGAGATCAAGGCGCCCGTCAACGTCCTCGTCGGGCCTGGGTCTCCCTCGGTCCCCGAGCTGAAGGACGCCGGCGTACGACGGGTGTCGGCCGGGTCCTCACTGGCGAGTTCGGTCTTCGGGCACGTCTCCCGGGCCGCACACGAGATGCTGGAGAAGGGCACCTACACCGAGATGGGCGAGGCGCTGAACTGGGGCGAGATGAACGACCTGTTCACCTGATGCAGCGGATCGGTGGGTCTCGCGCGTCATCAGTCGAGCGGACCGACCGATCACTACCATCACTCGGGGGGAGGGTCTGATGCGCGGAGCTGACGAGACTGACGCCGAGACCTTGCTACAAGCACGGCTCAGCAGATGGTCCATCGAGCCTGGGGACGCCGGTCCAGTAGTGGACCGGGCGCGTCGAACGGCCTCCCGGAAGGCACGGCTTCGCAACACAGTCGTCCTGACCACGTCTGTCCTGATGTGCGTCGCGCTCATGGTCGGTGCGGCGGCGGTGAAACATGGCCTGGGGCCACTGACGTCCGTCGCATCGATCACCGATGGCTCCCTGCCCATTCCCGTCCCGCTGCCGGACCGCACCACAAGCGGAGCCACACCCTCGGGTCAGTCCGATCCCGGCAGGTACGCCTACCGCATGGAATCGACCTTCGCCGCAGGCACGTTCGGGGGCCACCATTGGGAGAGGGACGGCGCTCAGCAGGGCACGGCGTACAACCTCGGTTTTCCGTCTCCTGGAATGAACTGCTCCGATCAACGCAGCGCTGACCAGCTCTCGTCCATCCAGCAGGTCCGACGCGACACGTCCCGCGTGCTGATCGGGACCATCGCCGGTTATCAGACCAGCACCGGCTTCAGAGTCCTGCCTGCTGTCGCCGCTAACACGTCTGCCTGCCGCTGGCCGTCCGGTCAGCGGCCGACGGCCTTCCTCTGGGCAGGTCACGACGACGCGAATCATCTGCTCGCGCTGATACCCGCTGACCCCGTCGCCTCGCTGCGCACCGGAACGATGTCCGGGGCGCCCCCTCCCGACGGATCGCCCGCTGCCGTGCTCGCGGCCGCCCGTGTCGGGGACCTCGTGGTCTACGGCGTCAGTTACGACCCCGACCAGTCCGCGGCCATCGCAGCAGCGACGTCGATGGTGCTCGCGACGGAGTCGGAGCTGCGCCTCTCGAGCTACGGGCCGGCGCACAGCCAGCCTGTCGCCGGCAGTCGGCAAACGCATCCGCCGACACGTTCCCCGGAGGACGGGATCGCGATCGATCCCCGTGCCGGGCAGGGGGGTTGAGATGCGATCCGCGACCGATCCGGAAGCCGCCACATATGTCACTGCGGCCTATCCCCGACTGATGAACCTGGCCGGCGCCCTGACGGGCAATCGTCACGATGCACAGGATCTCGTCCAGGACACCATGGCCACCGTGCTCATCAAGTGGCACAAGGTCCGTGCCGCGACCAACCAGGATGCTTATGTTCGACGCGTGCTGGTCAACCGCTATGTGTCGAAGAAGCGGCTTCGCTCGGCCTCGGAGATCGTCTCCCACGATGCGGTGACCAGGGACCGCGCCTCTGAACCACTCGTGGATATCGAGTCGCGCGACGAGATGATGGAGCTGCTCTGGCGTCTGCCCAGAGTCCAGCGCACGGTGCTGGTGCTGCGCTTCTACGAAGATCTCTCCGACGCACAGATCGCCCAGACACTGTCCTGTCGTGAGGGCACCGTCCGTTCCAACGCGTCACGCGCCCTCGCCAGCCTTCGAGAGGAGCTCGGGTCCGTGCGAGCGTGCCAGCGTACGGACTCGGCGCAGGCGCCGTTGCCAGCGTCGGCCGGCTGACAACGCCCGTCCCGCACAGCGCTCCGACGTCTCGAACTGTGCTTGGCTCATCGTGACGATGCCAGACACGAGGGAGTGACGTCGGATGACTGACCGCACGCCGGATCTCTATATCGCCGGCGACTGGGTGCACTCATCCGACGGCGGCACTCGAGAGCTGACCAATCCCGCGAACGGCGAGGTCTTCGCCGTCGTCGACGAGGCCACACCGGCTGATGCGACGCGTGCGGTGGCAGCAGCGAGGTCAGCTTTCGACCAAGGCGACTGGCCCGCCACTCCGGTCAACGAGCGCGCTGCCCTCCTCGATCGGATCGCCGACCTGCTCGAGCGGGACAAGGAAGCGCTGGCGCGCATCGAGACCGAGGACACCGGAAAGACCCTGGTCGAGAGCCGCATCGACATCGACGACGTCGTCTCGGTGTTCCGCTACTACAGCCGGCTCGTCGGCATCGAGTCGGACCGGCTCGTCGATGTCGGAGATCCCGACGTCATGAGCACCGTCGTCCGGGAGCCGATCGGCGTCTGCGTCCTGATCGCGCCCTGGAACTACCCGCTGCTGCAGATGTCCTGGAAGGTCGCTCCCGCGCTGGCCGCCGGCTGCACCATGGTGGCCAAGCCGAGCGAGGTGACACCGCTCAGCACCATCGCCTTCGTCAGGTTGATCGAGGAGGCGGGCGCGCCGGCCGGGGTGGTCAACCTGGTGCAGGGCAGCGGCGCGACGTTAGGAGCGGCTCTGACCGAGACTCCCGATGTCGACCTCATCTCCTTCACCGGTGGCCTCGCGACGGGACGCATCGTGGCGAAGGCCGCGGCCCAGCAGGTGACCCGATGCGCGGTCGAGCTCGGCGGCAAGAACCCGCACATCGTCTTCGCCGACACCGAGTGGGAGAGCTCGGTCGACCAGGTACTGACCGGCGTGTTCCTGCACTCCGGGCAGGTCTGCTCGGCCGGCACACGACTGATCATCGAGGAGTCGATCGCCGACGACTTCGTGGCCGCACTCGCCGCGCGGGCCGCGACCATCCGGATGGGCGACGGGCTGGATCCCGCCAGCGAGACCGGCCCGTTGGTCTCTCAGGACCACCTGGCCAAGGTCGAGGCGTACGTCGCGCTCGGCATCTCCGAAGGCGCCACGCTCGTGACGGGCGGCTCCCGTCCGACCGATCCTTCGCTCGCGAAGGGCAGCTTCTACCTGCCCACGATCTTGGACAGGTGCGACCGAACGATGCGCATCGTCCAGGAGGAGACGTTCGGACCCATCCTCACGGTCGAGCGCTTCACCACCGAGGAGGAGGCGATCCGGCTCGGCAACGACACCGAGTACGGCCTCGCCGCCGGCGTACGAACGTCGGACCCGGGGCGGGGAGAGCGAGTCGCGAGAGCGCTCCGCCACGGCACGGTCTGGCTCAACGACTTCGGCTACTACACCGCGGCAGCCGAGTGGGGTGGCTTCAAGAAATCGGGCAACGGGCGCGAGCTCGGGCCCGCGGGACTGGCGGAGTACCAGGAGCTGAAGCACATCTGGCGCAACACCGCACCCAAGCCGGCGGGGTGGTTCAAGGGCGACTGACCGTTTGTCGGCACCGCCCCGGACAGTCCGGCTGCGGCGAACCTTCCCGAGAGGCACGCGCACGATGACAGCTCAGGCAGAGCACGAATCCGCTACCGACACCGGCATGGAGGAACTCGGCTATCGCCAGTCCCTCGACCGCAGCATCGGCAAGTTCGCCAGCTTTGCCGCCGGGGTCAGCTACATCTCGATCCTGACCGGCACGTTCCAGCTCTTCTACTTCGGCTTCGGCACGGCGGGTCCGGCCTATCTCTGGTCCTGGCCGCTGGTCTTCGTAGGCCAGCTGGCGGTCGCGCTCTGCTTCATGGAGCTCGCGGCGAAGTATCCCGTGGCCGGCTCCGTCTACAACTGGTCCAAGCTCCTCGGCAGCAGGGTCGTCGGGTGGACCTCCGGGTGGCTGATGCTCACCGCGTCGATCGTCACGCTGTCCGCCGTCGTGCTCGCGCTGCAGTCCAACCTCCCCCGGCTGTGGAGTGGCTTCCAGATCATCGGCGACGGGACGGGCGCGAACGACGCTGCCGCCAATGCCGTACTCCTCGGCACGATCTGGATCATCTTCACCACGGCGGTCAACGCCTGGAGCGTCAAGCTCATGTCGATGATCAACAGTGCCGGTGTGTTCATCGAGCTGATCGCCGCCGTGCTGATCGCGATCATCCTCGCCTTCAACATCGAACGCGGCCCGCACGTCTTCTTCTCCAGCAACGGGTACGGCGCCGGCGAGAGCGGCGGCTACCTCGGCGCCTTCTTGATCGCGTCGCTCGCATCCGGGTATGTGATGTACGGCTTCGACACGGCCAGCTCGCTGGGCGAAGAGACGGTCGAGCCACGTCGTACGGCGCCGAAGGCGATCCTGCGCGCCATCCTCGCCTCGTTCGTCATCGGCGGCGCGATCCTCGTCTTCGCCATCATGGCCGCGCCCAACCTCAAGGACCCCCAGCTCAGCTCCGCCGGCGGCCTGCAGTCCATCGT includes these proteins:
- a CDS encoding RNA polymerase sigma factor produces the protein MGLFARRTPNETALTELLDRDLTRLFGLAMSMTGNRYDAEDLVQETLAKVIDKWDQVDASTNPGAYVRRMLANTYISQRRRFASHEVVSDDAVSGGLRAVPDPQERLVDRDLLRSMVTTLPRQQRVIVALRYYEDQSVKEVAQIMEISEAAVRSSCHKALTSLRERARSQPGVTQPQVRGA
- a CDS encoding isocitrate lyase/PEP mutase family protein — encoded protein: MTTDLASRFHALHQDVLVLPNCWDAATARVIEAAGAPALATTSAAVAWALGQPDGNRLDRDLMLQNLRRITAAVSVPVTSDIEGGFGEGDAALAETTRLVIDAGAVGVNLEDTYDGGFRSLEDAAHRVGVVRKAAEQAGVDLFINARTDSYLAGTNDVDDTLARAAAYLDAGASGIFVPGTGDLELISRLTSEIKAPVNVLVGPGSPSVPELKDAGVRRVSAGSSLASSVFGHVSRAAHEMLEKGTYTEMGEALNWGEMNDLFT
- a CDS encoding SigE family RNA polymerase sigma factor: MRSATDPEAATYVTAAYPRLMNLAGALTGNRHDAQDLVQDTMATVLIKWHKVRAATNQDAYVRRVLVNRYVSKKRLRSASEIVSHDAVTRDRASEPLVDIESRDEMMELLWRLPRVQRTVLVLRFYEDLSDAQIAQTLSCREGTVRSNASRALASLREELGSVRACQRTDSAQAPLPASAG
- a CDS encoding aldehyde dehydrogenase family protein; protein product: MTDRTPDLYIAGDWVHSSDGGTRELTNPANGEVFAVVDEATPADATRAVAAARSAFDQGDWPATPVNERAALLDRIADLLERDKEALARIETEDTGKTLVESRIDIDDVVSVFRYYSRLVGIESDRLVDVGDPDVMSTVVREPIGVCVLIAPWNYPLLQMSWKVAPALAAGCTMVAKPSEVTPLSTIAFVRLIEEAGAPAGVVNLVQGSGATLGAALTETPDVDLISFTGGLATGRIVAKAAAQQVTRCAVELGGKNPHIVFADTEWESSVDQVLTGVFLHSGQVCSAGTRLIIEESIADDFVAALAARAATIRMGDGLDPASETGPLVSQDHLAKVEAYVALGISEGATLVTGGSRPTDPSLAKGSFYLPTILDRCDRTMRIVQEETFGPILTVERFTTEEEAIRLGNDTEYGLAAGVRTSDPGRGERVARALRHGTVWLNDFGYYTAAAEWGGFKKSGNGRELGPAGLAEYQELKHIWRNTAPKPAGWFKGD
- a CDS encoding APC family permease; its protein translation is MTAQAEHESATDTGMEELGYRQSLDRSIGKFASFAAGVSYISILTGTFQLFYFGFGTAGPAYLWSWPLVFVGQLAVALCFMELAAKYPVAGSVYNWSKLLGSRVVGWTSGWLMLTASIVTLSAVVLALQSNLPRLWSGFQIIGDGTGANDAAANAVLLGTIWIIFTTAVNAWSVKLMSMINSAGVFIELIAAVLIAIILAFNIERGPHVFFSSNGYGAGESGGYLGAFLIASLASGYVMYGFDTASSLGEETVEPRRTAPKAILRAILASFVIGGAILVFAIMAAPNLKDPQLSSAGGLQSIVQDVMWGPVGTIFLICIMVAVTVCSLAVHTAAIRLTFAMARDNALPFGEKLARVHPKHQTPIVPAVIIGLLAVAILVVNIGQSQIFTVLTSIAIIMIYLAYLMVTGPLLKKRLQGQWPPADLKAGGYFTMGRWGLPVNILAVVWGAGMAINLAWPRTAVYGDPWYNTWGAFVYIGLILGLGLLWYAVKGRNHIGTLASHASETKD